From the Halomonas meridiana genome, one window contains:
- a CDS encoding c-type cytochrome → MRKLLASLAITMGAVGTVHAQADLQADADAAAGRELAQTCAACHGQQGISAVGTFPNLAGQQMSYLAKQIMDIRDGNRVVAQMAGLVDNFSDQDAWDVAAHFAGQDANLGQTSDEDAELLARGEELYRAGDMSKGIPACSACHSPTGVGIGSAVYPALSGQHAEYTVSTLQAFASGERANSPNNVMGDIASKMSDQDMEAVANYVLGLN, encoded by the coding sequence ATGAGAAAGTTACTGGCAAGCCTGGCAATTACCATGGGTGCCGTTGGCACCGTCCACGCCCAAGCGGACCTTCAAGCCGACGCTGACGCAGCGGCAGGTCGTGAACTCGCGCAAACTTGTGCCGCCTGTCATGGCCAGCAGGGGATCAGCGCAGTGGGCACTTTCCCTAACCTGGCAGGGCAGCAGATGTCCTACCTCGCCAAGCAGATCATGGATATCCGTGACGGCAACCGCGTCGTTGCCCAGATGGCCGGTTTGGTCGATAACTTCTCTGACCAAGACGCCTGGGACGTGGCGGCGCACTTTGCAGGCCAAGACGCGAACCTTGGCCAAACCAGCGATGAAGACGCTGAGCTGCTCGCTCGCGGTGAAGAGCTGTACCGTGCGGGTGATATGTCCAAAGGCATTCCCGCTTGTAGCGCTTGCCACTCGCCCACGGGCGTAGGCATCGGCAGCGCGGTGTATCCGGCGCTGTCGGGTCAGCATGCGGAGTACACCGTCTCTACGCTGCAAGCCTTTGCGTCCGGTGAGCGCGCCAACAGCCCGAACAACGTGATGGGCGATATCGCGTCCAAAATGAGCGACCAAGATATGGAAGCCGTCGCCAACTACGTGCTGGGCTTGAACTAA
- the yihA gene encoding ribosome biogenesis GTP-binding protein YihA/YsxC, producing MSTPHDSPVPRLNYPTARFMISAPTLALCPDDTGAEVAFAGRSNAGKSSAINALTQQNALARTSRTPGRTQLINFFTVMNDESRRLVDLPGYGYAKVPEAVKIEWQKHLSDYLRGRFSLRGLVLLMDVRHPLTEFDQMMLDYADQRGMPVHILLTKADKLKRGPASAALQKVRSRLREWEDLVSVQLFSSLKRDGVDTLSQKLDQWLYTPEDTHD from the coding sequence ATGTCTACCCCTCATGATAGCCCAGTCCCTCGGCTGAACTACCCCACCGCGCGTTTTATGATCAGCGCGCCGACGCTGGCCCTGTGCCCGGACGACACGGGCGCAGAAGTGGCCTTTGCCGGACGCTCCAATGCCGGTAAATCCAGCGCCATCAACGCCCTGACCCAGCAAAACGCCCTGGCGCGCACCTCGCGTACGCCGGGCCGCACCCAGCTCATCAACTTCTTCACCGTGATGAACGATGAGTCGCGCCGCCTGGTGGACCTACCCGGCTATGGCTACGCCAAGGTGCCGGAAGCGGTCAAGATCGAGTGGCAAAAGCACCTGTCGGACTACCTGCGCGGCCGTTTCAGCCTGCGGGGTCTGGTGCTACTCATGGACGTGCGCCACCCACTGACCGAGTTCGACCAAATGATGCTCGATTATGCCGACCAGCGCGGCATGCCGGTGCATATCCTGCTGACCAAGGCCGACAAACTGAAGCGCGGCCCGGCCAGCGCCGCCCTCCAGAAAGTGCGCTCTCGCCTGCGGGAGTGGGAAGATCTGGTATCGGTTCAGCTCTTCTCGTCGCTCAAGCGCGACGGCGTCGACACTCTCTCCCAAAAGCTCGACCAGTGGCTCTACACCCCTGAAGACACCCACGATTAA
- a CDS encoding HAD family hydrolase — translation MITLDAITFDLDDTLWDNQGVMLKTEEGHYRWLLDALTAWRSARQEAPLPLTYEAGVADYLQRRQQWASQVPERRGDFTWLRLRALEDQLEASGLPRSAALLWAAAAMNEFHRLRVQVTPHPEAAGLLSALAERYRLAAITNGNIHLKRQPLAAHFPVAIAAGELLAPKPDPKPFLTALERLKTVPQRAMHVGDSWAEDVLPAQQLGMHAAWVAERGDHALPERVHRIAHVKELPELIAWLERRA, via the coding sequence ATGATCACGTTAGACGCCATCACCTTTGATCTGGACGACACCCTGTGGGACAACCAGGGGGTGATGCTGAAAACCGAAGAGGGGCACTACCGCTGGTTGCTGGACGCGCTCACGGCATGGCGGTCGGCGCGTCAGGAGGCACCGTTGCCGCTTACCTACGAGGCGGGGGTGGCGGACTACTTGCAGCGTCGCCAACAGTGGGCCAGCCAAGTACCGGAGCGGCGTGGCGACTTTACCTGGCTTCGGCTGCGGGCGCTGGAGGACCAGCTCGAAGCGAGCGGCCTGCCGCGCAGCGCCGCGCTTTTATGGGCTGCCGCCGCCATGAACGAGTTCCACCGCCTGCGCGTGCAGGTCACTCCGCACCCGGAGGCGGCCGGGCTGCTGTCGGCGCTGGCCGAGCGCTATCGGCTCGCGGCGATCACCAACGGCAACATTCATCTCAAGCGTCAGCCATTGGCGGCCCACTTTCCGGTGGCGATTGCCGCCGGAGAGCTGCTGGCTCCCAAACCTGACCCCAAGCCTTTTCTCACCGCGTTGGAGCGGCTTAAGACCGTACCGCAGCGCGCCATGCACGTGGGCGACTCCTGGGCAGAAGACGTGCTTCCCGCCCAGCAGCTCGGTATGCACGCCGCCTGGGTGGCCGAGCGCGGCGATCACGCACTGCCCGAGCGCGTTCATCGCATTGCCCACGTCAAAGAGCTACCCGAGCTGATTGCGTGGCTGGAACGGCGGGCTTAG
- a CDS encoding thiol:disulfide interchange protein DsbA/DsbL → MLKTLMVALAGLGLSAAVSAQELVEGQHYTLLESPVATQVDDDQIEVTEAFWFGCPHCYRLQTSVNEWYETLDDDVSIVKMPATMGGDWNTHATAFYAAQSLGIEEELHQDFFDAIHQDGRSLTEADDIAEFFSDYGVSEEEAEKALTAFSVRSEVNKANSRMRDMRLMGVPALIVDGRYVVSPQSAGSLENMPQIADALIEKVRSERAQ, encoded by the coding sequence ATGTTGAAAACGTTGATGGTCGCACTGGCCGGTCTTGGCCTGTCTGCAGCGGTAAGCGCTCAGGAGCTGGTCGAAGGCCAGCACTACACGCTGCTGGAGTCGCCGGTGGCGACCCAGGTAGACGATGACCAGATCGAAGTGACCGAAGCGTTCTGGTTTGGCTGCCCGCACTGCTACCGGCTGCAAACGTCCGTGAACGAGTGGTACGAGACGCTGGACGATGACGTGAGCATCGTGAAAATGCCGGCCACCATGGGCGGCGACTGGAATACCCATGCGACGGCCTTCTATGCCGCTCAGTCGCTGGGTATCGAAGAAGAGCTGCATCAGGACTTCTTCGACGCCATTCACCAGGATGGCCGCTCGCTGACCGAGGCAGACGACATCGCCGAGTTCTTCTCTGATTATGGCGTGAGCGAAGAAGAGGCCGAAAAAGCGCTGACGGCGTTCAGCGTGCGCAGCGAGGTCAACAAGGCTAACAGCCGTATGCGTGACATGCGCCTGATGGGTGTGCCCGCGCTGATCGTGGATGGCCGTTACGTGGTATCGCCTCAGTCGGCCGGCAGCCTGGAAAACATGCCGCAAATCGCCGATGCGCTGATCGAGAAAGTTCGCAGCGAGCGTGCGCAATAA
- a CDS encoding tyrosine recombinase XerC: MGSPETLVDAVAGYLATLASHASLATVAAYRQDLSAFCQFAEQRGVTQASALDTALARAFLGAERSRGLSPRSLARRRAALSRFADALVRDQVLMDNPIRLLRTPKQPSHLPKPLDVDALARFLDTPHDGSPLSLRDQAMLELFYSSGLRLAELAALDVSQLAANHVRVMGKGSKPRQVPVGRRAQQALTAWLTCRASLAASAETALFVGQRGQRLGHRAIQKRLAQLSVVRGLPEHLHPHRLRHSFASHLLESSQDLRAVQELLGHANLSTTQVYTRLDWQHLAESYDAAHPRAKRRPSESES; this comes from the coding sequence ATGGGTAGCCCAGAGACCCTGGTAGACGCCGTGGCGGGCTATTTGGCGACACTGGCCAGCCACGCGAGCCTCGCGACGGTCGCGGCCTATCGTCAGGATTTATCCGCGTTCTGTCAGTTTGCCGAACAGCGAGGTGTGACCCAGGCCAGCGCGCTGGACACGGCGCTGGCAAGGGCTTTCCTTGGTGCCGAGCGTAGCCGGGGGCTGTCGCCGCGCAGCTTGGCCCGCCGTCGCGCAGCGCTATCGCGCTTTGCCGACGCGCTGGTACGGGATCAGGTGTTGATGGATAACCCGATCCGTTTGCTGCGCACCCCCAAACAGCCCAGCCATCTGCCAAAACCGTTGGATGTGGATGCGCTGGCACGCTTTCTCGATACGCCCCACGACGGCTCGCCGCTCTCGCTTCGTGACCAGGCCATGCTGGAGCTGTTCTACTCCAGCGGTCTGCGTTTGGCCGAGCTGGCGGCGTTGGACGTGAGCCAGTTGGCGGCCAACCATGTGCGGGTGATGGGGAAAGGCAGCAAACCTCGCCAGGTGCCCGTAGGGCGACGCGCCCAGCAGGCACTCACCGCGTGGCTCACCTGCCGGGCCAGTTTGGCGGCCAGCGCTGAAACGGCGCTCTTCGTCGGTCAACGGGGGCAGCGGTTGGGGCATCGAGCAATCCAGAAGCGCCTAGCGCAGCTCTCGGTGGTGCGCGGCCTACCGGAGCACCTTCATCCCCACCGCCTGCGCCACTCCTTCGCCAGCCATTTGCTGGAATCCAGTCAGGATCTGCGCGCCGTGCAGGAGCTGCTGGGCCACGCCAATTTATCCACGACCCAGGTGTACACGCGCCTGGACTGGCAGCATCTCGCCGAAAGCTACGATGCCGCCCACCCGCGCGCCAAGCGCCGCCCGAGTGAGAGCGAATCATGA
- a CDS encoding endonuclease/exonuclease/phosphatase family protein: MLEHGHTGGPTRSPGALPTSALLERGQLRLLTFNLQVGIQTSAYHHYLTRSWQHVLPNPQRLKRLALVGSVLEQFDVVGLQEVDGGSFRSSRVNQVEYLAAQAKFPHYFQQLNRNLGQFAQHSNGLLSRLTPSHIEEHRLPGMLPGRGAIHVRYGDGPDALHIFVAHLALSHRGRVRQLDYLSDIIEPLRHVVVMGDLNCTPEQLHAHERFSTSLPLHPVKPLLSYPSWQPRRALDHILLSQTLEAAEVRVLDHLFSDHLPIAVDLPLPAPCLAAIRASVKQ; this comes from the coding sequence GTGCTTGAGCACGGCCACACGGGCGGGCCAACCCGCTCGCCCGGGGCGCTGCCCACCTCTGCGTTGCTGGAGCGCGGCCAACTTCGGCTGCTGACCTTCAACCTGCAGGTGGGCATTCAAACGTCTGCCTATCACCACTACCTCACGCGGAGCTGGCAGCACGTGTTGCCCAACCCGCAGCGCCTCAAGCGATTAGCGCTGGTGGGTAGCGTGTTAGAGCAGTTCGACGTAGTGGGGTTGCAAGAGGTCGATGGCGGCAGCTTTCGCTCCAGCCGGGTCAACCAAGTGGAGTATTTGGCGGCACAAGCCAAATTTCCTCATTATTTCCAGCAGCTCAACCGCAACCTAGGCCAATTCGCCCAGCACAGCAACGGCCTGCTCTCCCGCTTGACGCCTAGCCATATCGAAGAGCATCGGTTACCGGGCATGCTGCCTGGCCGCGGTGCGATTCACGTTCGCTACGGTGACGGTCCCGACGCGCTGCATATCTTCGTGGCGCATTTGGCGCTCAGCCACCGTGGTCGCGTGCGCCAGCTCGACTACCTGAGCGACATCATCGAGCCGCTGCGGCACGTGGTGGTGATGGGCGACTTGAACTGCACGCCTGAGCAGCTTCACGCCCACGAGCGGTTTAGCACGTCGCTGCCGCTGCACCCCGTGAAGCCGCTGCTGAGCTACCCCTCTTGGCAGCCGCGCCGCGCGTTGGACCATATTCTGCTCTCGCAAACCCTGGAGGCCGCAGAGGTGCGCGTGCTGGATCATCTCTTCTCCGATCATCTGCCGATCGCGGTGGATTTACCGCTGCCAGCGCCGTGTCTAGCGGCAATTCGCGCAAGCGTTAAACAATAA